In the genome of Limimonas halophila, the window CGAAGCCGTCCAGCGTGCCGAAGTGGTGGCCGAAGCGCGCGGCGACGAGGTCGAGCACCTCGCGCGTGACGGCGTCGGGCTCGACCGTGTGGCGCGGCGGCGAGGCGACCTCGCCCGGGATGGGCTCGCGGTTGTCGGGATCGAAGCTGTACTTGCCGCCTTCCGGTGCGCCGGCCGCATCCATGAGGAAACCGGTGCGCTTGCGCATCTGCTGGTAGAAGGACGCCATGCGCACCGACTTGCGCCCCTCGGCCCAGGCGCGGAAGCTGCGCGGCGTGGTGAAGAAGCGGTCGTCGTCGCGGACCTCGACGGGAACGCCGAGCTCAGCTTCCCAACCGCGCATGGCGTCCCACAGCCGCCATTCGCCGGGCTCGGTCACCACCACGCGTTCGGGCGGATCGGCGGCGACGGCGCGCGCCAACTCCCCGGAGAGGCTGCCGGTGTTACCGGGATCGTCGAGGCGGACGTAGATGACGGTAACGCCATTGGCAGCCAGTTCCGCCGCGAAGTGGCGCATGGCCGAAAAGACGAAGGCGATCTTCTTGGGATGGTGGCGAACGTAGGTGGCTTCCCCGAGCACTTCCGCCATGAGCACGCGGTCGCGCGCCGGGTCCAGGTCGCGCAGGCTGGCCACCGCGTGGGAAAGCTGGTCGCCGAGGACGAAACGGAGGGCACCGGTCATGGTCGCATCCCGTGTCGGGACGAGGGGGTTGCAGCGGTTCGCGATCGGGCCGATGCCCTCCGCACAGGGTGTGTACGCGCGTCCGCCCCAACTGGATTTGGAACTTCGAAAAAGTTGACGCGGACGGCTGCGATGAAACTGTCACGGCCGGCGGCCATCCCGGCGCACCAAGCGAGAGGAGTCCAGGCATGGCGCGCGCGTTCTGGGTAACGGAGCCGGGCACCGGCGCCATTCGGTCGGAGACCGTGGGCGAGCCCGGCCCCGGCGAGGTTCGCGTGCGCGCGCTGTATTCCGGCATCAGCCGGGGCAGCGAAACCCTGGTCTTCCGCGGTCATGTGCCCGAGGGCGAGCATGAGCGCATGCGCGCGCCCTTCCAGGCCGGCGACTTCCCCGCTCCCGTGAAGTACGGCTACGCCAGCGTCGGCGTCGTGGAGGCCGGGGAACCCGACCTACTCGGGCAGACCGTCTTCTGCCTGCATCCGCACCAGGACACCTACGTCGTCCCGGGCGAGGCCGTCGTGCCGTTGCCGTCCGAGGTGCCCGCCGCGCGCGCGGTGCTGGCCGCGAACGCCGAAACCGCCGTCAACGCGCTCTGGGACGGCGCGCCGCGCGTGGGCGACCGCGTCGCTGTGGTTGGGGCCGGCACCGTGGGCTGCCTGTGCGCCGCCTTCCTGCGCGCCATGCCGGGCGTGGACGTCACCCTCGTCGACCCCGACCCGGCGAAGCAACCGGCAGCCGATGCGCTCGGCGTGCCGCTGAGTCATCCTGCCGACACACCCGGCAAGCGCGACCTGATCTTTCACGCCAGCGGAACTGCCGCCGGCTTGCAGACGGCGCTGGACGCCGCCGGCTTCGAGGCCACGGTCGTCGAGCTGTCGTGGTACGGGACCGAGCCGGTGCCCACCGGCCTCGGCGGCGCGTTTCACAGCCAGCGCCTGCAGCTCGTCTCCTCGCAGGTCGGCAGCGTCAGTCCCGCCCGCCGTGCGCGCCGGACGCACCGTGAACGGCTTGAAATGGCAATCGCCCTCTTGCACGACCCGGCGCTGGATGCACTTATCACGGGCGAAACGCGGTTCGCGGACCTGCCCGCCGCGATGGCGCGGCTCGCCGAGCAGCCGAGCGGCGTGCTGTGTCACCGGGTGGTGTACGGGAGTTGATCCCGCCACACCCCGGACCGCCGCGCCCGAACGACCCGCGAGGCCCCGATGTACGCCGTCACCGTGCGCGATCGCATGATGATCGCCCACAGCTTTCAGGGCGAAGCCTTCGGGCCCGCCCAGCGCCTGCACGGCGCCACCTACGTCGTGGACGTGACGCTCTGGCGCCCCGATCTGAACGCCGACGGCGTGGCCGTCGACATCGCGGCGGCGGGTGAACTGCTCTCAAGCGTTGTCGGGGGATTGACCTTCCGCAACCTGGACGACGAGCCCGCCTTCGCCGGCCGCAACACCACGACCGAGGTGCTGGCGAAAGCCGTGTTCGACCGCCTGGCCGCGCGCATCCGCGACGGGGCGCTGGGCGGCGACGGCCACGCGCTGACGGCGCTGCGCGTGACACTGAACGAATCCGACATCGCCTCGGCGTCCTACGAAGGACCGCTCACGGCGGGGACGTGACCGCATGGCCGATCTGCACATCATCGTCCCCGGCGCGCTGGAAACCCGGACCGGCGGGTTCATCTACGACCGCCGCATGGTCGGGGAGCTGCGCGCGCAGGGGTGGGACATCGCCGTGCACGAGCTGCCGCCCGGCTGGCCGTTCGCCGACGGGGCCGCCATTCGGGGTGCCGAGGACGTGGTCGCGGGCATGCCGGACGGCGCGCTGGTGGTGGTGGACGGCCTGGCGCTCGGCGCGCTGCCGGAACTCGCGCGCCAGCACGGCGAGCGCCTGTCGCTGGTGGCGCTGGTGCACCACCCGCTGGCGGCGGAAACGGGCCTGAGCGCGGCGACGCGCGACCGCCTGCAGCGCAGCGAGCGCGCGGCCCTCGCCCAGTGCAAGCGCGTCATCGCCGCCAGCGCCTTCACGGCGCACAGTCTGCTGGACTACGGCCTGGACAGCGAGGACATCGGCGTCGTCCCGCCCGGCGTGGACCCGGCGCCGCTGGCCGAGGGCTCGGAGGGACCGGGCATGCGGCTGCTGACGGTCGGCGCCCTCATCCCGCGCAAGGGCCACGACGTGCTCTTCAACGCCCTGGCGGGGTTGCCGGACCGGCGCTGGACGCTCGACGTCGTCGGCAGCGAGACCCAGGACCCGCGCCACGCCACCGGGCTGCGGCGGCTGTGCACGCGCATGCAGCTGGACGACCGGGTGCGCTTCCACGGCGAGATGGACGCGGGCGTGCTGGAATCGCTCTACCAGCACGTGGACCTCTTCGTGCTGCCCTCCCATCACGAGGGCTACGGCATGGTCATCACCGAGGCCGTGGCGCACGGCCTGCCCGTCGTGGCGACAGCGGGCGGCGCGGTGGAACACACCCTGCCCAGCGGCGCGGGCATCCTCGCCGAACCCGGCGACGTGGCCGACCTGCACAACGCCCTGGCGCGCGTGATGGACGAACCGCACCTCTACCAGCAGCTCGCGGACGGGGCGAAGAAGGCGCGCGGCCGGCTCGTCACCTGGCCCGAAGCGGCGGCGAAGCTGGCCGACGAACTCAGCCGCGTGACCTCATGAGCGGTTTCGCCGAATGAGCACGTTCGACCCCGCGTGGCTGCGCCTGCGCGAGCCCGCCGACAGCGCCGCCAGGGCATCCGTGCTGGAGCGCCTGCTGAAAACCGCCCTGCCCGCCCGCGAGCCGCTTTCGATCATCGATCTGGCGGCCGGAACGGGCAGCAACCTGCGCTACCTGGCCCCGCGCCTGGGCGGATCGCAGGCGTGGCGGCTGGTGGACGCGGATGCGGACCTCCTGGCCGCCGTGTCGGATCACCTCGCGGCGCACGGCTGGGAGTTGGCCGACGACGGGCGACTCGCCCAGGGCCACGGCGTTCGCGCCCGCATCGCGACGGAAGCGCGCGACCTCGCCCGCGATGCCGTCCCGGCGGACGCCGATCTGGTCACGGCCTCCGCGCTGCTGGACCTCGTCTCCGGGGCCTGGATCGACCGGCTGGCGGCGGCATGCGCGGCAAGCGGGGCCGCCGCGCTGCTGACGCTCTCGGTGGATGGCACGCTCGCCTGGGAGCCGGTCGCTGAACTGGACGGCGAGGTGCGCGCCCTGGTCAACCGGCACCAGCAGCGCGACAAGGGCTTCGGCCCCGCGCTGGGCCCGCATGCGCCCCAGGCCGCCGTCGCCGCGTTCGAGCGCCACGGCTACGGCGTGGAAACGGCGGCGAGTCCCTGGCGCCTGGGCCCCGGCGACGCGCAGCTGCAACAGCACCTGCACGCCGGCTGGGCCTCGGCCGCGAGCGCCGTCGCGCCCGACCGCGAAGCGGCCATCCATGACTGGCTGGCGCACCGCATGGATCTGCTGGCGGCCGGGATCGGCTCGGTCGAGGTGGGACACCTGGACGTGCTGGCGCTGCCGGGCGGTTAACCCACCTCCCTCACGAGGTCGCAGTCGAACAGCGTGTCCGGCGGCATGGCGTGGACGCGCACGGCGCCGGGGCGCAGCGCCTCGTTCAGGTCGTCGATGCGCGGCAGGCTGATCGCGGGGTGGCCCGAGCCCAGAAAGAAGGGCGCGACGCCGACGTGCAGGCGGTCCAGTGCCCCCGCCGCCAGAAAGCGAGAGACCGTCACGCCGCCGCCCTCCACCAACACCCGCCGCAGCCCACGCGCATGCAGCGCGGCGAGCACGGCTTGCGGGGCGAACCCCTCGGCGCCGACCGGCAGCGTTTTCGTCTCCGCGCCCGCCGGCCCCGCGTCGCGGCCGCTGAGCACCAGGGTCGGCGCCGCGCCGTCGCGGAAGAGGCCATGATGCGCGGGCACGCGCCCCTTGGGGTCGAGCACGACACGGACCGCGTTGGGTCCGGCAACGCGCCGCGTGGTGAGCTGCGGGTCGTCGGCGCACACCGTGCCAGCGCCCACGACCACCGCGTCCGCCAGCGCGCGCAGGCGGTGCAGGTGATCCAGGTTCGCGGCGCCGTTGACGACCTGCGCCGAGCCGCCCTCGGTGGCGATGCGGCCGTCGAGGCTCTGGCCCAGTTGCCCAACCGTCACCGCGCCGTGGACGGCAGCCCGGCACAGCAGCGGCAGATGCAGGTCGAAGAGCTGCGCGGCGTCGGGATGGATATCGACAGCCGCGTGCCAGAACTGGCCGTCGACGCGAACATCGCCGCTGTCCGGGCCGGTCACGGCCGCCGCGCCATCCGGCCCCAGCGCGAGCCCGCACGGGCCGCCATCCCACCCGTGCTCGCGCAGCCCGCGCAGCAGGCGCCAGGCCGTTTCGGGATCGATCCGGCTGGCGCCCGCCTCGCTCATGGGCCCGGCCCGTCCCGCAAGCGGCTGAGGGGGAACCGCGCGGTTTCCGCGACGAGTTGCGCCAGCCCCTGCGCCACGTGTTCGACGATCCGGCGGCCGGTGTCGGGATCGGCGCGGGTCGCGTCGCCGACCACGCCGGCCGGGTTCAGGTCCTGCGCCATCCAGCCGAAGCCCAGCTTCCCGTGCGGGCGCAGGTAGCGGTAGCTCTCGGCCATCTCGCGCGACAGCGGCGTGAAGTCCCGCGCCTCCTCCCAGCGCACGAGATCCGGGCGCAGGTGCAGCATGATGGAGGTTTCCAGCGCCCCGCCGTGGATGCCGTGCTTCAGTTCGCCGTCGTCGAAGACGCCGTCCGGCACCCCGAAGCCGGAGAGATTGGCCGCCGCGACCAGCATGCCCCAGCGCTTGCGCAGGTCGAGCGCCACGATGTCGGCCACCTGGGGCTGGCCGCCGTGGGTGTTGAAGAGGATCAGCTTGGCGATCCCCGCCGCGGCGACGCTCTCCCCGATCTCGGTCCACAGCCGGATCAGCGTCTCGGGGCGCGCGGAGATGGTGCCCGGAAAGGCCGTGTGCTCCGTGCTATCGCCGACCTGCAGGTCCGGCAGCACCACCAGCCCGGCGTCGTCGGGCACGTGGTCGAAGGCGCGCGCCACGATCCCGGCGTTGATGCACGCATCCGTGTTCAGCGGCAGGTGCGGGCCGTGCTGTTCGATCGCGCCCACGGGCAAGACGGCCACGGTGCGATCCGCGTCGACCGCGGCGAAATCCCGCGTGGTGAATTCGTGCCAGTATCCCGAAAGCACGGTCAGCTGCCCGCCTTTTCCGCGCACTGGATGCACAGCGGCGCGGCCGGATCGACCTCCAGCCGGCGCTTGCCGATGGGTTCGTCGCAGGTGGCGCAGAAGCCGTAGTCGCCCTCCTCGATGCGCTGGAGGGCGGCTTCGACGCGCTGCAGCTCCTGCTTGCGGCGCCGGTCCGCTGCCTGGGACATGGCCTGCTTTTGCAGCGAGTCCATGCGCGCCAGGCGCCCCTCGCGCACCGGGTCCAGGTCCACGGTGTCGCGCGCTTCCTGGTTGGTTTCCGCGAGCGCCTTCAACTCGTCGCGGCGCTCTTCCAGGCGCTGCCGCATGGCCTCGGCGTCGATGTCGGTTCGGTCCGTCATGCTTACGATCCTATGGCACCGCCGCCCCCCGCCCGAAACGGGCGGACGGCCGCGGCGGCACGGGTTGTCCCGGGGAAACGGGGCGGGGGCGGGGGCGCGGTCGCAGCACCCGCCCGCGCGGACTCTAGACACAACCCGGCGCGGGCGGCAATTTCTTGCGCCGCACGGCCGGGCGGCCCATATGCGGGACAGCCCGAACACTCCCAAAAGACGGAGAGCGCCCGTTGGACGCCGCTGTTTCGCACGACGGCGCCGGGTCGGATCTTGAGCGCGAGGTCGCGCGTCGGCGCACCTTCGCCATCATCTCCCACCCGGACGCCGGCAAGACCACGCTCACCGAGAAGCTGCTGCTGCTGGGCGGCGCGATCCACCTGGCCGGTCAGGTGAAGGCGCGCGGCGAGCGCCGGCGCACGCGCTCGGACTGGATGTCGATCGAGCAGCAGCGCGGCATCTCAGTCTCCACGGCCGTCATGCGCTTCGACTACGACGGCCACGCCTTCAACCTGCTGGACACGCCGGGCCACGAGGACTTCAGCGAGGACACCTACCGCACGCTGACGGCCGTGGATGCGGCCATCATGGTGCTGGACGCCGCCAACGGCATCGAGACGCAGACGCGCAAGCTGTTCGAGGTCTGCCGCCTGCGCGACATCCCCATCGTCACCTTCATCAACAAGATCGACCGCGAAGGCCAGGACGCCTTCCAGCTGCTGGACGAGATCCAGGAAACGCTGGCCCTCGACGCCACGCCCATGAGCTGGCCCGTCGGCATGGGCGGCATCCTGCAGGGGATGTACGACCTCGCCGGCCGGCGCTTCCTGCCCTACGCACGCCACGGCGAGCACCCCGAGCCCGTCCAGGCCGAGCCCGCCGAGATCGCCGAGCGCCTGCCCGCGGATCAGGCCGAGCAGTTCCTGGAGGAAGCCGAGCTGGTGCAGGAGGCCTGCCCGGCCTTCGACGCCGAGGCCTTCCGGGCCGGCACGATGACGCCCGTTTTCTTCGGCAGCGCGCTCAAGGAGTTCGGGGTCGAGGAGCTGCTGTGGAACCTGGGCCGCATGGCGCCGCCGCCGCGCACCCAGCCGGCCGAGCCCGCGCCCGTGGAGCCGACCAACCAGAAGGTCAGCGGCTTCGTCTTCAAGGTCCAGGCGAACATGGACCCCAACCACCGCGACCGCGTGGCCTACTTCCGCCTGTGCTCCGGCCGCTTCGAGCGCGGCATGAAGCTGAAGCAGCCGCGCACCGGCAAGACGACGGCCGTGCACAACCCCATCATGTTCTTCGCCCAGGACCGCGACCTGGCCGAAGAGGCGTGGCCCGGCGACATCCTGGGCATTCCCAACCACGGCACGCTGCGCGTGGGCGACACGCTTTCCGAGCGCAGCGACCTGCGCTTCACCGGCATTCCCAACTTCGCGCCGGAAATCCTGCGCCGCGTGCGCCTGGCCGATCCCATGCGCGCCAAGCACCTCCAGCGCGCCCTCACCGACCTGGCCGAGGAAGGCGTGACGCAGGTGTTCCGGCCGGTGGTGGATTCCAGCTACATCGTCGGCGTGGTGGGGCAGTTGCAGCTGGATGTGCTCGCCCAGCGCATCGAGACGGAATACAAGGTGCAGGCGCGCTTCGAGCCCTCGCCCTTCGACACCTGCCGCTGGGTGACGGCGGACGACGAGGACGAGCTGCAGCGCTTCATCGACCGCAACCGTTCGGCCATCGCCGAGGACCGCGACGGCGCGCCCGTCTACATGGCGCGCAACTTCTTCGACCTGAACCGCATCCAGGAAGAAAACCCGAAGATCCGCTTTTCGGCCACGCGCGAGCGGTAACGTCAACTCACACGCAAACGCCCGGCCCAATGGAGGCCGGGCGCTTCGCATCCACGTTTTGGTGAGGGCGTAGCCGGTGCGCGCGGTGTTTGAACCCCGCCAGCGCGCAGGAGTGGATCAGACCGCCCCGATCACGTCCACGCCGACTGCCAGCGCCACCACAAGCGCCGCCAGCCCCGTCATCGCGCCAACGGCCAAGCACATCGTCCGGTTCGTGGTGCACACCTCGCGCGCGGCGACGAAAAGGCTGGCGCGGCAGCAGCCACGGCGATGGCCGTCGCTCTTCGCGGACGCCTGCACATTCGCGCGGTCCGGGGCGTGCATGGTGGTCTGGCTCATGGCCCAGCCTCCTTGCGAACCATTCGCAGGATAGTGCAACTGCAACTCACTTGCAAGGCTCTCGACGGGCCAAAGATCAATGCAGCCGCCGTCGGGCCGGGCTGCGGTCCCAGGCAAGGCCCACGGGCATTTCCGCCGCATCCAGACACCGTCCGAAGCGCGCCGCGTGCAGCGCGGCATCGCGGGCCGCCACCGGCGGCATCCAGGCCCCGAAGTAACGGGTGGCCGTTACGCGGTCCCCGGCCTGAGCCGTCTGGATCGCTGCCAGGACACAGCTTTCATCCGCCGTCACCGGGCGGCAGCGGCAGCCGCCGAACGACAGCTTGCCCTCTGCCGTGCGGCCGATGAGGTCCAGCACGGCGTGAATCTCCTCCAGCCCATCCGGAACGCCGGCGAGGTCCAGGCCGCGCCGCAGGCACGGCATCGCGGGCTCGCGTTCGTGCATGTGGCGCACCCACACGCGCACGCACCAGAGGGTGAGCTGGGCCCCGGCGCTCAGCGTCTTCACGTCCCGATCCGCAAACAGCCCGGTCACGGTCGCCTCCCCTGCCAGCTTCGGTGCTGGGGGAGTCTTTACTGCAATTGCAAATCATTCGCAATAGTGGATGATGACCCGAGGCATCCGGTTTCGGCGGCGGCGTGCGCCGCGGCGGCAACGAAAAACGGCGCGGCGAGCTGGAAGCCCGCCGCGCCGTACGTCGCGTAGCCGGTCCGGTGAAAGCTGCGCTTACTCGGCCTGGTCCGCCGAGGCCGCATTGAGCTGCGTGTAGCGTTCCACGC includes:
- a CDS encoding zinc-dependent alcohol dehydrogenase, encoding MARAFWVTEPGTGAIRSETVGEPGPGEVRVRALYSGISRGSETLVFRGHVPEGEHERMRAPFQAGDFPAPVKYGYASVGVVEAGEPDLLGQTVFCLHPHQDTYVVPGEAVVPLPSEVPAARAVLAANAETAVNALWDGAPRVGDRVAVVGAGTVGCLCAAFLRAMPGVDVTLVDPDPAKQPAADALGVPLSHPADTPGKRDLIFHASGTAAGLQTALDAAGFEATVVELSWYGTEPVPTGLGGAFHSQRLQLVSSQVGSVSPARRARRTHRERLEMAIALLHDPALDALITGETRFADLPAAMARLAEQPSGVLCHRVVYGS
- a CDS encoding 6-pyruvoyl trahydropterin synthase family protein, which encodes MYAVTVRDRMMIAHSFQGEAFGPAQRLHGATYVVDVTLWRPDLNADGVAVDIAAAGELLSSVVGGLTFRNLDDEPAFAGRNTTTEVLAKAVFDRLAARIRDGALGGDGHALTALRVTLNESDIASASYEGPLTAGT
- a CDS encoding glycosyltransferase family 4 protein; translation: MADLHIIVPGALETRTGGFIYDRRMVGELRAQGWDIAVHELPPGWPFADGAAIRGAEDVVAGMPDGALVVVDGLALGALPELARQHGERLSLVALVHHPLAAETGLSAATRDRLQRSERAALAQCKRVIAASAFTAHSLLDYGLDSEDIGVVPPGVDPAPLAEGSEGPGMRLLTVGALIPRKGHDVLFNALAGLPDRRWTLDVVGSETQDPRHATGLRRLCTRMQLDDRVRFHGEMDAGVLESLYQHVDLFVLPSHHEGYGMVITEAVAHGLPVVATAGGAVEHTLPSGAGILAEPGDVADLHNALARVMDEPHLYQQLADGAKKARGRLVTWPEAAAKLADELSRVTS
- a CDS encoding RibD family protein, whose amino-acid sequence is MSEAGASRIDPETAWRLLRGLREHGWDGGPCGLALGPDGAAAVTGPDSGDVRVDGQFWHAAVDIHPDAAQLFDLHLPLLCRAAVHGAVTVGQLGQSLDGRIATEGGSAQVVNGAANLDHLHRLRALADAVVVGAGTVCADDPQLTTRRVAGPNAVRVVLDPKGRVPAHHGLFRDGAAPTLVLSGRDAGPAGAETKTLPVGAEGFAPQAVLAALHARGLRRVLVEGGGVTVSRFLAAGALDRLHVGVAPFFLGSGHPAISLPRIDDLNEALRPGAVRVHAMPPDTLFDCDLVREVG
- a CDS encoding creatininase family protein — its product is MHPVRGKGGQLTVLSGYWHEFTTRDFAAVDADRTVAVLPVGAIEQHGPHLPLNTDACINAGIVARAFDHVPDDAGLVVLPDLQVGDSTEHTAFPGTISARPETLIRLWTEIGESVAAAGIAKLILFNTHGGQPQVADIVALDLRKRWGMLVAAANLSGFGVPDGVFDDGELKHGIHGGALETSIMLHLRPDLVRWEEARDFTPLSREMAESYRYLRPHGKLGFGWMAQDLNPAGVVGDATRADPDTGRRIVEHVAQGLAQLVAETARFPLSRLRDGPGP
- a CDS encoding TraR/DksA family transcriptional regulator gives rise to the protein MTDRTDIDAEAMRQRLEERRDELKALAETNQEARDTVDLDPVREGRLARMDSLQKQAMSQAADRRRKQELQRVEAALQRIEEGDYGFCATCDEPIGKRRLEVDPAAPLCIQCAEKAGS
- a CDS encoding peptide chain release factor 3, which produces MDAAVSHDGAGSDLEREVARRRTFAIISHPDAGKTTLTEKLLLLGGAIHLAGQVKARGERRRTRSDWMSIEQQRGISVSTAVMRFDYDGHAFNLLDTPGHEDFSEDTYRTLTAVDAAIMVLDAANGIETQTRKLFEVCRLRDIPIVTFINKIDREGQDAFQLLDEIQETLALDATPMSWPVGMGGILQGMYDLAGRRFLPYARHGEHPEPVQAEPAEIAERLPADQAEQFLEEAELVQEACPAFDAEAFRAGTMTPVFFGSALKEFGVEELLWNLGRMAPPPRTQPAEPAPVEPTNQKVSGFVFKVQANMDPNHRDRVAYFRLCSGRFERGMKLKQPRTGKTTAVHNPIMFFAQDRDLAEEAWPGDILGIPNHGTLRVGDTLSERSDLRFTGIPNFAPEILRRVRLADPMRAKHLQRALTDLAEEGVTQVFRPVVDSSYIVGVVGQLQLDVLAQRIETEYKVQARFEPSPFDTCRWVTADDEDELQRFIDRNRSAIAEDRDGAPVYMARNFFDLNRIQEENPKIRFSATRER